A stretch of the Mycobacterium sp. ITM-2016-00317 genome encodes the following:
- a CDS encoding MFS transporter, translating into MATATLTPEKLRRRSVQSGTIGAIVEWYEYTIYGTSAALVFGHLFFPNLPGSIGQIVSLATFGVGFLARPVGAFVSGHLGDRIGRKATLIMTFTIMTVATAAIGFLPTYAQIGVAAPLLLCLLRLAQGFAVGGEWGGAAIIAVENSPREKRGLFGSWPQIGVSAGLLLGTAVVSLASWISGDAFDDWGWRIPFLLAIVLAFVGLFIRLRAAESPTFLTEKAKMEAELRSAKHPRWFCSATTRSRC; encoded by the coding sequence ATGGCAACCGCCACCCTGACACCGGAGAAGCTCCGCCGACGGTCCGTGCAGTCCGGCACCATCGGCGCAATCGTCGAATGGTACGAGTACACGATCTACGGAACGTCTGCCGCGCTCGTCTTCGGACATCTGTTCTTCCCGAACCTGCCCGGTTCCATCGGTCAGATCGTTTCGCTCGCGACCTTCGGCGTCGGATTCCTGGCCCGGCCGGTCGGGGCCTTCGTATCCGGTCACCTCGGCGACCGAATCGGGCGCAAAGCCACCCTCATCATGACCTTCACCATCATGACGGTGGCGACAGCTGCGATCGGGTTCCTGCCCACCTACGCGCAGATCGGTGTCGCCGCGCCGCTGCTGCTGTGCCTGCTGCGGCTGGCGCAGGGCTTCGCCGTCGGCGGCGAATGGGGCGGCGCGGCGATCATCGCCGTCGAGAACTCGCCTCGCGAGAAGCGGGGACTGTTCGGCTCCTGGCCGCAGATCGGTGTCTCCGCAGGACTGCTGCTCGGGACCGCCGTGGTGTCGCTGGCGTCCTGGATCTCCGGTGACGCATTCGACGACTGGGGATGGCGCATTCCGTTCCTGCTGGCGATCGTGCTGGCGTTCGTCGGATTGTTCATCCGGCTGCGGGCCGCCGAGAGCCCGACCTTCCTGACGGAGAAAGCCAAGATGGAGGCTGAGCTGAGAAGCGCAAAGCACCCGCGGTGGTTCTGTTCCGCAACTACAAGAAGCCGCTGCTGA
- a CDS encoding DUF222 domain-containing protein, with protein MFESLVAEAVGSRGAAAIGSWARLENAAAARRLAAMADLLEAKLAGKDSAERDQWCLDNWDAVSAEVAAAQGVSLGIASNELLDAWALRQRLPRLAEVFATGALSYRLARAAVKRTRLIIDRDVMAKVDVEIAAQVTGWGALSMAKQEAEIDYWVDRFDPSAVMRAESSARSRHVDIIAAANGSGVCYVEAVLHGHDGEVLDRRLDEMARGVCDGDPRTLDQRRSDAMGAMAAKADRLNCLCDNDDCAAGEHTPSSVVVHVIAAEESLADPTPFAVHGEQPPEPNQGGHLLALPAATGPAATGPAKVLGGSLLPAPLLAAVLAGTATIRRLIHPGQSPPEPRYVPSAKLADFVRCRDMTCRFPGCDVPSDRCDLDHTIPYGAGPTQASNLKALCRKHHLLKTFWGWRDVQFPDGAVAWTSPSGQSFTTWPGSRVLFPALCRPTAPVAVRPDVPTKGERSPGLGMPRRKRTRAAARAQRIADQRRQNETRQGTADDDPPF; from the coding sequence ATGTTCGAATCGCTGGTGGCCGAGGCGGTCGGCTCGCGCGGCGCAGCCGCGATCGGATCGTGGGCGCGGCTGGAGAACGCCGCGGCTGCGCGCCGGCTCGCGGCGATGGCCGACCTGCTCGAAGCCAAGCTCGCAGGCAAGGACAGCGCCGAGCGTGACCAGTGGTGCCTGGACAACTGGGACGCGGTGTCGGCCGAGGTCGCTGCGGCGCAGGGGGTCTCACTCGGCATCGCGTCCAACGAGCTGCTGGACGCGTGGGCGCTGCGGCAACGGCTGCCCCGGCTGGCGGAAGTTTTCGCCACGGGAGCACTGTCGTACCGCCTCGCCAGGGCGGCGGTGAAGCGCACCCGGCTGATCATCGACAGAGACGTCATGGCGAAGGTGGACGTGGAGATCGCCGCCCAGGTCACCGGATGGGGTGCGCTGTCGATGGCCAAGCAGGAGGCCGAAATCGACTACTGGGTTGACCGATTCGACCCGTCGGCGGTGATGCGGGCGGAGAGTTCCGCACGGTCACGGCACGTCGACATCATTGCGGCCGCGAACGGTTCCGGTGTCTGTTACGTCGAAGCGGTCCTGCACGGGCATGACGGCGAGGTTCTGGACAGACGGCTCGACGAGATGGCCCGCGGGGTATGCGACGGCGACCCGCGGACACTCGACCAACGGCGGTCCGATGCGATGGGTGCGATGGCCGCCAAAGCGGACCGATTGAACTGCCTGTGCGACAACGACGACTGTGCGGCGGGCGAGCACACACCGAGTTCGGTCGTCGTGCATGTGATCGCCGCGGAAGAGAGCCTGGCGGACCCGACGCCGTTCGCCGTGCACGGTGAGCAGCCGCCGGAGCCGAACCAGGGTGGGCACCTCCTGGCGCTTCCGGCCGCGACCGGACCGGCGGCCACCGGCCCCGCGAAGGTGCTCGGGGGTTCGCTCCTGCCCGCGCCGTTGCTGGCCGCCGTGCTGGCCGGCACGGCCACGATCCGTCGGCTGATCCATCCCGGACAATCGCCGCCGGAGCCGCGGTACGTGCCGTCGGCGAAGCTGGCGGACTTCGTCCGGTGTCGCGACATGACGTGCCGGTTCCCGGGCTGTGATGTGCCGTCGGACCGCTGCGACCTCGACCATACGATCCCGTACGGGGCCGGGCCGACGCAGGCCTCGAACCTCAAGGCGCTATGCCGAAAACACCACTTGCTCAAGACGTTCTGGGGCTGGCGTGATGTCCAGTTCCCGGACGGCGCGGTCGCATGGACGTCACCGAGTGGTCAATCCTTCACCACGTGGCCCGGCAGCAGGGTGCTGTTCCCGGCGCTGTGCCGGCCGACGGCTCCGGTCGCTGTCCGGCCGGATGTCCCGACGAAGGGGGAGCGCTCCCCGGGGCTGGGCATGCCGCGACGGAAGCGGACCCGCGCCGCGGCCCGGGCGCAGCGCATCGCCGATCAGCGCAGGCAGAACGAGACGCGACAGGGAACCGCCGATGACGACCCGCCGTTCTGA
- a CDS encoding diacylglycerol kinase family protein, translated as MDFLPIRRRGRGIRQIGAGLGTLDREVFEAIADSPSPLIDAVMPPLTRAADHSKLWFAIAAGLTLFGNSAARRGAARGVMSLAVTSLLTNQIAKRVWKRERPNRVLVPLARQTRRQPTSNSLPSGHSASAAAFAVGVGLENAALGLPLSLLAGLVGMSRVATGAHYPGDVLAGFGLGAGIAVLGARVVPPAVETRLPTASPLRVDTPARPEGKGLVLVINPASGSGTGDRVLHEVKAALPQAEIVELGEGDDFDEAIRAAAQRAEVLGIGGGDGTVAVAAGVAIEAGIPLAVFPAGTFNHFARDIGCDTAARTIEAIQRGWVSCVDMVCLNEKQMVINTASIGAYPRFVETREKLEHKIGKPLAGVYAMFHTLRRSLPVRICYDNHTLQTSLFFLGNSTYLPSGFAPARRTRMDDGLLDVRILETGRRLSRLRILTALMLGRLERSPLYHEMRVPEFSFESVDGPTVLALDGEVGTEVTKASFSVRYRALPVFRPLP; from the coding sequence ATGGACTTTCTGCCCATCCGGCGGCGCGGCCGCGGAATCCGCCAGATCGGGGCCGGTCTCGGCACTCTGGACCGCGAGGTGTTCGAGGCGATAGCCGACTCCCCCAGCCCGCTGATCGACGCGGTGATGCCACCGCTGACCAGGGCCGCCGACCATTCCAAGCTGTGGTTCGCGATCGCGGCCGGGCTGACGCTGTTCGGCAATTCCGCGGCGCGGCGCGGCGCGGCCCGCGGGGTGATGAGCCTCGCGGTGACCAGCCTGCTGACCAACCAGATCGCCAAACGGGTCTGGAAGCGGGAGCGGCCCAACCGGGTCCTCGTGCCGCTGGCCCGGCAGACCCGTCGGCAACCGACGTCGAACTCACTGCCGTCGGGACATTCGGCCAGCGCCGCGGCGTTCGCGGTGGGCGTCGGGCTGGAGAACGCCGCGCTGGGCCTGCCCCTGTCCTTACTGGCGGGGCTGGTCGGCATGTCGCGGGTGGCCACCGGCGCGCACTACCCGGGCGACGTGCTGGCCGGGTTCGGTCTGGGCGCAGGCATCGCGGTGCTGGGCGCGCGTGTGGTGCCGCCGGCTGTCGAGACCCGGCTGCCCACCGCGTCGCCGCTGCGGGTGGACACCCCGGCCCGCCCCGAGGGCAAGGGCTTGGTGCTGGTCATCAATCCGGCCTCGGGCAGCGGGACCGGCGACCGGGTGCTGCACGAGGTCAAGGCCGCGCTTCCGCAGGCCGAGATCGTCGAGCTCGGCGAGGGCGACGACTTCGACGAGGCGATCCGGGCGGCCGCGCAGCGGGCGGAGGTGCTCGGGATCGGTGGCGGCGACGGCACGGTGGCTGTCGCGGCAGGCGTCGCGATCGAGGCGGGCATCCCGCTCGCGGTGTTCCCGGCGGGGACGTTCAACCACTTCGCCAGGGACATCGGCTGCGATACCGCTGCCAGGACCATCGAGGCGATCCAGCGCGGCTGGGTGTCGTGTGTCGACATGGTCTGCCTCAACGAGAAGCAGATGGTGATCAACACCGCGAGCATCGGCGCCTATCCGAGGTTCGTCGAGACGCGGGAAAAGCTCGAGCACAAGATCGGCAAGCCGCTGGCCGGTGTCTATGCCATGTTCCACACGCTGCGCCGCTCCCTGCCGGTCCGGATCTGCTACGACAACCACACCCTGCAGACGTCGCTGTTCTTCCTGGGCAACTCGACCTATCTGCCGTCGGGCTTCGCGCCGGCGCGACGAACCCGGATGGACGACGGGCTGCTCGACGTCCGGATCCTGGAGACCGGCCGGCGGCTGAGCAGGCTCCGCATCCTGACCGCGTTGATGCTTGGCCGGCTGGAGCGCAGCCCGCTGTATCACGAGATGCGGGTGCCGGAGTTCTCGTTCGAATCGGTGGACGGGCCGACGGTGCTGGCGCTGGACGGCGAGGTCGGCACCGAGGTGACCAAGGCCAGTTTCAGCGTGCGGTATCGAGCTCTTCCCGTGTTCCGGCCGCTGCCCTGA
- a CDS encoding sulfatase, with amino-acid sequence MTTPRRDNVLLVHWHDLGRHLGAYGHTDVTSPRLDRLAEEGILFTAAHATAPLCSPSRGSLFTGRYPQSNGLVGLAHHGWEYRPGVRTLPHLLGENGWHTALFGMQHETSFPDRLGFDEFDVSNSYCEYVVEQATRWLTAPPDKPFLLTAGFFETHRPYPRARYRPADPHAVTLPDYLPDTEDVRQDLADFYGSITVADAAVGQLLDTLEATGLDRTTWVVFVTDHGPALPRAKSTLYDAGTGIALIVRPPRDSAVAPRVYDELFSGVDLVPTLLELLGIDVPDPVEGLSHATHLATPTPDPVRSAVYTMKTYHDSFDPIRAIRTREYSYIENYAPRPLLDLPWDIADSAPGRLVAPRVQTPRPSRELYDLTADPTEQQNLLGTDATETAETIGAELALLLDDWRQKTKDVIPSDFAGTRIADRYTQTYAHIKGLQIPSRSPDAADRGIEHDRSSTQ; translated from the coding sequence GTGACCACACCGCGCCGGGACAACGTGCTGCTCGTGCACTGGCACGATCTCGGCCGCCACCTCGGGGCCTACGGTCACACCGACGTCACCAGCCCCCGGCTCGACCGGCTCGCCGAGGAAGGCATCCTGTTCACCGCCGCACACGCGACCGCCCCGCTGTGCAGTCCATCGCGCGGCTCCCTGTTCACCGGCCGGTACCCGCAGTCCAACGGCCTGGTGGGCCTGGCCCACCACGGGTGGGAGTACCGCCCCGGGGTTCGCACGCTGCCACATCTGCTCGGCGAGAACGGTTGGCACACCGCGCTGTTCGGCATGCAGCACGAGACGTCGTTCCCGGACCGGCTCGGCTTCGACGAATTCGACGTGTCCAACTCCTACTGCGAGTACGTCGTCGAGCAGGCCACCCGCTGGCTCACCGCCCCGCCGGACAAACCGTTCCTGCTCACCGCCGGGTTCTTCGAGACGCACCGCCCCTACCCGCGAGCCCGTTACCGCCCGGCCGACCCGCACGCGGTCACCCTGCCCGACTACCTGCCCGACACCGAGGATGTGCGCCAGGACCTCGCGGACTTCTACGGGTCGATCACCGTCGCCGACGCCGCCGTCGGCCAACTGCTGGACACCCTGGAGGCGACCGGCCTGGACCGCACCACCTGGGTGGTGTTCGTGACCGACCACGGGCCGGCGCTGCCGCGCGCGAAGTCGACGCTGTACGACGCGGGCACCGGCATCGCGCTGATCGTCCGGCCGCCCCGCGATTCCGCGGTCGCGCCGCGCGTCTACGACGAACTGTTCAGCGGCGTGGACCTGGTCCCGACCCTGCTCGAGCTGCTCGGGATCGACGTCCCGGACCCTGTCGAAGGGCTCTCGCACGCAACACATCTCGCGACGCCCACGCCTGATCCGGTGCGCAGCGCGGTCTACACGATGAAGACCTACCACGATTCGTTCGACCCGATCCGCGCCATCCGCACCCGGGAGTACAGCTACATCGAGAATTACGCTCCCCGACCACTTCTCGACCTGCCGTGGGACATCGCCGACAGCGCGCCGGGCCGGCTGGTCGCACCGCGCGTCCAGACGCCGCGCCCCAGCCGTGAGCTCTACGACCTGACGGCCGACCCGACCGAGCAGCAGAATTTGCTGGGCACCGACGCCACCGAGACAGCCGAAACCATCGGCGCCGAGTTGGCGCTGCTGCTCGACGACTGGCGGCAGAAGACCAAGGATGTGATTCCGTCGGACTTCGCGGGCACCCGCATCGCCGACCGGTACACACAGACCTACGCCCACATCAAGGGGCTCCAGATCCCAAGTCGCTCACCGGATGCCGCCGATCGCGGGATCGAGCACGACCGGAGCTCGACGCAATAG
- a CDS encoding phosphatase PAP2 family protein, which yields MRLRTGWLVGSAVAAFAVYLLMWLGYVQGWPWLVGIDTAALDAAYRFAATRPGWVTGWDVFCTVLGPGAFRLAVLVVIVIALTRRRYRLAVFLLLTVELSGPLTEAAKHIADRPRPDTAMVSAMSSAFPSGHALGVMVSVAALLTVALPVVRPRWRTALIALGVLLILTIGAGRVVLNVHHPSDVVAGWGLGYAYFVGCLLLVKPVRAAAGTREELDTAR from the coding sequence GTGAGGTTGCGCACCGGATGGCTGGTCGGCAGCGCCGTGGCGGCATTCGCGGTGTACCTGCTGATGTGGCTGGGCTACGTGCAGGGATGGCCGTGGCTGGTCGGCATCGACACCGCCGCACTCGATGCCGCCTACCGGTTCGCCGCCACCCGCCCCGGCTGGGTGACCGGCTGGGACGTGTTCTGCACCGTGCTGGGGCCCGGCGCGTTCCGGCTGGCGGTGCTGGTCGTCATCGTGATCGCGCTGACCCGGCGCAGATACCGGCTCGCGGTGTTCCTGCTGCTCACAGTGGAACTGAGCGGTCCGCTCACCGAGGCGGCCAAGCACATCGCCGACCGGCCCCGGCCCGACACCGCAATGGTGTCGGCGATGTCGTCGGCGTTCCCGTCCGGCCACGCCCTCGGCGTGATGGTCTCGGTGGCGGCCTTGCTCACCGTCGCGCTGCCGGTGGTCCGTCCACGGTGGCGCACCGCGCTGATCGCGCTCGGTGTGCTGCTGATCCTGACCATCGGCGCCGGGCGGGTGGTGCTCAACGTGCACCACCCGTCGGACGTCGTCGCGGGCTGGGGCCTGGGCTATGCGTACTTCGTCGGATGCCTGCTGCTGGTGAAGCCGGTCAGGGCAGCGGCCGGAACACGGGAAGAGCTCGATACCGCACGCTGA
- a CDS encoding trehalose 2-sulfotransferase, whose protein sequence is MSTSPSAYLVLASQRSGSTLLVESLRATGVAGEPGEFFQYLPTTSQSPQPRQWFESVQDESILRLLDPTDEGKPDLAPPEIWRDYIRTVGRTPNGVWGGKLMWNQTPLLLQRADSLPGRSGTGLLSAIRDVVGSDPLLIHVHRPDVVSQAVSFWRAVQTRVWRGRPDPGRDARAEYHAGAIAHVVTMLRQQEAGWRAWFAEENVEPMDVPYPVLWRNLTQVVAEVLESIGQDPGLAPAPVLERQADHRSDEWVDRYRVDAEREDLPT, encoded by the coding sequence ATGTCAACCAGCCCGTCGGCATACCTGGTCCTCGCGTCGCAGCGTAGTGGCAGTACGTTGCTGGTCGAATCCCTGCGGGCGACCGGGGTGGCCGGCGAACCCGGGGAGTTCTTCCAGTATCTGCCGACGACCAGTCAGTCGCCGCAGCCGCGGCAGTGGTTCGAGAGCGTGCAGGACGAGTCGATCCTGAGGTTGCTCGACCCGACCGACGAGGGCAAGCCGGACCTGGCGCCGCCGGAGATCTGGCGCGACTACATCCGCACCGTCGGGCGCACCCCGAACGGCGTGTGGGGCGGCAAGCTGATGTGGAACCAGACCCCGCTGCTGCTGCAGCGCGCCGACAGTTTGCCCGGCCGGTCCGGGACCGGACTGCTGTCGGCGATCCGCGACGTCGTCGGCAGCGATCCGCTGCTGATCCACGTCCACCGTCCCGATGTGGTGTCCCAGGCGGTTTCGTTCTGGCGGGCGGTGCAGACCCGGGTGTGGCGCGGTCGCCCGGACCCGGGGCGCGACGCCCGCGCCGAGTACCACGCCGGCGCGATCGCCCACGTGGTCACGATGCTGCGCCAGCAGGAGGCGGGCTGGCGCGCCTGGTTCGCCGAGGAGAACGTCGAGCCGATGGACGTGCCGTATCCGGTGTTGTGGCGCAACCTGACTCAGGTGGTCGCCGAGGTGCTGGAGAGCATCGGGCAGGATCCGGGCCTGGCGCCGGCACCGGTGCTGGAGCGTCAGGCCGATCACCGCTCCGACGAATGGGTCGACCGTTACCGGGTGGACGCGGAGAGGGAGGATCTGCCCACCTGA
- a CDS encoding MFS transporter has translation MVLFRNYKKPLLIAIFGRFAEAGNYYLFTTFVLSYVTTTLGVPRSYGLIASMVGATANIIMIPVFGRLSDRIGRVKTFLIGGAIIVVTAWPIFAMVHTGQLWGIIAGVTIFLALGHAMVYAPLPALYCELFPTALRYSGISIGYQMASILLASFTPALASAMVLWAGGGLWMVITFAIVTTLIAMIAISFARDRRHLELDEIDTRLTTELAMPVRSAS, from the coding sequence GTGGTTCTGTTCCGCAACTACAAGAAGCCGCTGCTGATCGCGATCTTCGGCCGTTTCGCAGAAGCCGGAAACTATTACCTGTTCACTACTTTCGTGCTGTCCTACGTGACCACCACGCTCGGTGTGCCGCGGTCGTACGGTCTGATCGCCTCCATGGTCGGCGCCACTGCGAACATCATCATGATCCCCGTGTTCGGACGGCTCTCGGACCGTATCGGCCGGGTGAAGACGTTCCTCATCGGCGGCGCGATCATCGTCGTCACGGCGTGGCCCATCTTCGCGATGGTGCACACCGGCCAACTCTGGGGCATCATCGCCGGCGTCACGATCTTTCTGGCGCTCGGGCACGCGATGGTCTATGCACCGCTGCCCGCGCTGTACTGCGAGTTGTTCCCGACGGCCCTGCGCTATTCGGGAATCTCGATCGGCTACCAGATGGCGTCGATCCTTTTGGCCAGCTTCACTCCGGCGCTCGCCAGCGCCATGGTGCTGTGGGCCGGCGGTGGGCTATGGATGGTGATCACCTTCGCGATCGTGACCACGTTGATCGCCATGATCGCCATCTCGTTCGCCCGTGACCGCAGACACCTGGAACTCGATGAGATCGATACGCGGCTGACGACCGAACTCGCGATGCCGGTCAGGTCGGCGTCGTGA
- a CDS encoding L,D-transpeptidase, producing MPTAPRPEPLRNVLRRLVIALGVANLAVLLGAAPASADFAPWFANSVGGATQVLAVTGTGGSDAKLDVWERTAAGWQPVAGGIGVPAKIGSKGMSANHFEGSKMTPAGIYSLDFAFGTQPDPGSGLKYVQVGRNHWWDGDVASPTYNTMQVCERENCPFATSGAGTENLDIPQYAHAVVMGVNKQRIPGKGSAFFVHGTTGAATAGCVAIDDATLVTIMRWLRPGAMIAITE from the coding sequence ATGCCGACCGCGCCGCGACCCGAGCCGCTCCGAAATGTGCTGCGTCGTCTGGTCATTGCGCTCGGCGTGGCGAACCTGGCGGTACTGCTGGGCGCTGCGCCCGCCTCGGCCGACTTCGCGCCGTGGTTCGCGAATTCGGTCGGCGGCGCCACCCAGGTGCTCGCGGTCACGGGTACCGGCGGGTCGGACGCCAAGCTCGACGTGTGGGAACGCACCGCGGCCGGCTGGCAGCCGGTGGCCGGCGGCATCGGCGTCCCCGCCAAGATCGGGTCAAAGGGCATGTCGGCGAACCACTTCGAGGGATCGAAGATGACCCCGGCGGGGATCTACTCCCTCGACTTCGCGTTCGGCACCCAACCGGATCCCGGCAGCGGGCTGAAATACGTCCAGGTCGGCCGAAACCACTGGTGGGACGGCGACGTCGCGAGCCCCACCTACAACACCATGCAGGTGTGCGAGCGGGAGAACTGCCCCTTCGCGACCTCAGGCGCCGGAACCGAGAACCTCGACATCCCGCAGTACGCGCACGCGGTGGTGATGGGGGTCAACAAGCAACGGATCCCGGGTAAGGGCAGCGCGTTCTTCGTGCACGGCACCACCGGCGCCGCCACCGCGGGCTGCGTCGCGATCGACGACGCCACGCTGGTGACGATCATGCGCTGGCTGCGGCCGGGCGCGATGATCGCGATCACCGAGTGA
- a CDS encoding excinuclease ABC subunit UvrA encodes MVRVTDEPDPYVRVYASRVHNLRSVDVAAPRDAFVVFTGVSGSGKSSLAFGTVYAEAQRRYFESVAPYARRLLLPQDAPKVDDITGLPPAVALQQRRGTATSRSTVGTVTTLSNLLRMLFSRAGTYPPGATERLDSDAFSPNTTVGACPQCHGLGRIHEVTEQTLVPDPTLTIREGAVAAWPGAWQGQNLRDILITLGYDIDKPWRKLTKRQRDWILFTDEQPTVEIDPSRHPVTADYYYNGTFSSAERHVRHTLANSQSATMRRRVLQYVHSVDCPVCDGSGLRPEALAVTFAGRTIADLVCLPLTALADVLAPAAARTEFAAAYESTESGEFTEVATMIAADLVARIAVLVDLGLGYLSLHRRTPTVSPGELQRLRLATQLRAGLFGVLYVLDEPSAGLHPADAEPLLEVLDRLRRAGNSLFVVEHDMDVVRRADWIVDVGPGAGELGGDVLYSGPIAGLADVESSITRRFLFSETPPAPRPTRTPAGTLALRGVSFHNLRDVDVDIPLGTFVAVTGVSGSGKSTLVCKVLGDVMARQLGRSAEPADETADGDAELLDIDADASIGVTVDGAGVIDRLVTVDQRPIGRTPRSNLATYTGLFDAVRKAFADTAEARKRGWSAGRFSFNVAEGRCATCQGEGFVAVELLFLPGTYATCPTCGGARYSAETLEVTYRDRTIADVLAMTVDDAADFLADLAGAARSLITLRDVGLGYLRLGQPATELSGGEAQRIKLATELQRAKRGHTLYVLDEPTTGLHPADVELLERQLHRLVDAGNTVVVAEHDMSVVAGADHVIDLGPGGGEDGGAVVAAGTPRQVAADPVSRTAPYLAAQLSPA; translated from the coding sequence ATGGTGCGGGTGACCGACGAACCGGACCCGTACGTCAGGGTGTACGCATCCCGCGTGCACAACCTGAGATCCGTCGACGTCGCCGCGCCCCGCGACGCGTTCGTGGTGTTCACCGGGGTATCCGGCTCCGGCAAGTCGTCGCTGGCGTTCGGCACCGTCTACGCCGAGGCGCAGCGCCGCTACTTCGAGTCGGTGGCGCCCTACGCCCGGCGACTGCTGCTGCCCCAGGACGCCCCGAAGGTCGACGACATCACCGGTCTGCCCCCGGCGGTGGCGCTGCAGCAGCGTCGCGGCACCGCGACGTCCCGCTCGACCGTCGGCACCGTCACCACATTGTCGAACCTGCTGCGGATGCTGTTCTCCCGCGCCGGCACCTACCCGCCCGGAGCGACGGAGCGACTGGACTCCGACGCGTTCTCGCCGAACACCACAGTCGGCGCGTGCCCGCAGTGCCACGGCCTGGGGCGGATCCACGAGGTGACCGAGCAGACCCTGGTGCCCGATCCGACGCTGACCATCCGCGAGGGCGCGGTGGCTGCCTGGCCGGGCGCCTGGCAGGGCCAGAACCTGCGCGACATCCTGATCACGCTGGGCTACGACATCGACAAGCCGTGGCGCAAACTGACCAAGCGGCAACGGGATTGGATCCTGTTCACCGACGAGCAGCCCACCGTCGAGATCGATCCGAGCCGCCACCCGGTGACCGCGGACTACTACTACAACGGCACCTTCTCCAGCGCCGAGCGGCACGTCCGCCACACGCTGGCCAACTCGCAGAGCGCGACGATGCGGCGCCGGGTGCTGCAATACGTGCACAGCGTCGACTGCCCCGTCTGCGACGGCTCCGGATTGCGCCCCGAAGCGCTCGCGGTGACCTTCGCCGGCCGCACCATCGCGGACCTGGTCTGCCTGCCGCTGACGGCGCTCGCCGACGTACTCGCCCCCGCCGCCGCCCGAACCGAGTTCGCCGCCGCCTACGAATCCACCGAATCGGGAGAGTTCACCGAGGTCGCCACCATGATCGCCGCCGACCTGGTGGCCCGGATCGCGGTGCTGGTCGATCTGGGCCTGGGCTACCTGAGCCTGCACCGGCGCACCCCCACGGTGTCCCCGGGCGAGCTGCAGCGGCTGCGGCTGGCCACCCAGCTACGGGCCGGGCTGTTCGGCGTCCTCTACGTGCTCGACGAGCCGTCGGCAGGCCTGCATCCCGCCGACGCCGAACCGCTGCTCGAGGTGCTCGATCGGCTTCGCCGGGCCGGCAATTCGCTGTTCGTGGTCGAACACGACATGGACGTGGTGCGCCGCGCCGACTGGATCGTCGACGTCGGGCCCGGCGCAGGCGAACTCGGCGGCGACGTGCTTTACAGCGGACCGATAGCCGGGCTCGCCGACGTCGAATCCTCGATCACCCGGCGGTTCCTGTTCTCCGAGACACCGCCGGCCCCGCGGCCCACCCGCACCCCGGCGGGCACCCTCGCGCTGCGCGGCGTCTCGTTCCACAACCTGCGCGACGTCGACGTCGACATCCCGCTGGGCACGTTCGTCGCCGTGACCGGGGTGTCGGGATCGGGCAAGTCGACGCTGGTGTGCAAGGTGCTCGGCGACGTGATGGCCCGGCAGCTGGGCAGGTCCGCCGAACCGGCCGACGAGACCGCCGACGGGGATGCCGAACTCCTCGACATCGACGCCGATGCCAGTATCGGGGTGACCGTCGACGGCGCCGGGGTGATCGACCGCCTGGTCACCGTGGACCAGCGGCCCATCGGGCGCACCCCGCGGTCCAACCTGGCCACCTACACCGGGCTGTTCGACGCGGTCCGCAAAGCGTTCGCCGACACCGCCGAGGCCCGCAAGCGAGGCTGGAGCGCAGGCCGGTTCTCGTTCAACGTCGCCGAGGGCCGCTGCGCCACCTGCCAGGGCGAGGGCTTCGTTGCGGTCGAACTGCTGTTCCTGCCGGGCACCTACGCGACCTGCCCGACGTGCGGCGGCGCCCGCTACTCGGCGGAGACCCTCGAGGTCACCTACCGCGACCGCACCATCGCAGACGTCCTCGCGATGACCGTCGACGACGCGGCCGACTTCCTGGCCGACCTCGCCGGTGCGGCCAGAAGTCTGATCACACTGCGCGACGTGGGCCTGGGCTACCTACGGCTCGGGCAACCGGCAACCGAGCTGTCCGGCGGTGAGGCGCAACGCATCAAGCTCGCGACCGAGTTGCAGCGCGCCAAGCGCGGCCACACCCTCTACGTCCTCGACGAGCCCACCACCGGGCTGCACCCCGCCGACGTCGAGCTGCTGGAACGTCAGCTGCACCGCCTCGTCGACGCCGGGAACACCGTGGTGGTGGCCGAACACGACATGTCGGTCGTGGCAGGCGCGGACCACGTCATCGACCTCGGGCCCGGCGGCGGTGAGGACGGCGGTGCGGTCGTCGCGGCAGGCACACCGCGTCAGGTCGCCGCCGACCCGGTGAGCCGGACCGCGCCGTACCTCGCCGCGCAGCTGAGCCCGGCGTGA